The nucleotide sequence TTCAAAACCACCATTACTCATTTCTCGTTGCGTTCCGGTTTCCGGACAATAGCAATATACATTGCCCTTGTAATTGTAGGCCACGTTCTTGTAATTGGTCAGTAGCCTAGTTTTATCCCCATCTCTCCACAAGTTACGTATGTCAATAACAGGCTTTATTCGGTATTTATCCCAGCACTTTGTTATTAGTTTCGTATCATCATAGCCTCTATCTGCCACCTAGGTTGCGTCAACAATCAGATGCAGTTTGTACCCAAACCATTTCACGATCTTCTCCCATGTCTTACCGTTCTCGTGCACCCCTCTATATTCCTTCCTGCCATAATCCGCTTCTGTATCCCGGCGACCGTCTCTTTCTCCCTTTTTATTTTTGTGTTTGGCAAATGATGAAAACCACAGGTGGATGCCTTTTGCCTATTTTACAACATTTAGAGGCTGGGGTGAATTTTTCCCTCAGCCTCTTGTTTTGCGCTAAAAACCCTTTTCTATACACTTTTTCTGGGGTAAATTTATTTTCGACCTTTCGCTTATCCCTTGTCCTGTCAGGATTATCTGACAGCGCAATTAGCTCATGACTTTTTTGATAGTTGCGTACAACTAAAAAAAGACCGCCTTTGCGCATGTCTTCCCCTCCCGGGAAAATTATATGCGCAGGCGGTTGATTTTAGCTCCCAGTCTTTGTAACTTTTCCGCAAATCGTTCATAACCCCGGTCAATATGATGTAAATGGATGACTTCCGTTTCCCCCCGGGCCGCCAGCCCGGCCAGGACCAGGGCCGCCCCCGCTCGCAGGTCAGTAGCCTTGACCTGGGTCCCTAACAGCTGCTCCACCCCGCGAACCACTGCGGTCCGACCCTCGATTTTAATATCCGCTCCCATGCGGCGCAGTTCATCTACATGCATAAAGCGATTTTCAAAAACGGTTTCGGTAATCACACTGGTACCCTCAGCCAGAGTCAGCATGGCCATCATCTGGGCCTGCATATCGGTAGGAAACCCGGGATAGGGCAAAGTCTTGATGTCAGTGGCCTTAATGCGGGTCGGGGCTTTTAGCTGCAGCCCCTGGGCCGTCTCCGTGATTTCCGCCCCTGCTTCCTGCAGTTTGGCAATCACCGGCTTGATGTGTTCCACAATCACATTTTCCACTGTTATTTCCCCGCCAGTAATCGCTCCTGCCACCAGAAAGGTGCCGGCTTCAATGCGGTCAGGGATGACAGTATGCCTGGCTCCCTGCAGTTTACTTACACCCTCGATCTTGATCACCGCTGTGCCAGCCCCGCTGATTCTGGCCCCCATGGCATTGAGAAAGAGGGCCAGGTCCACGATTTCAGGTTCTTCCGCAGCGTTTTCAATAATTGTTGTCCCTTCCGCCAGGGTAGCTGCCAGCATGATATTCTCCGTTGCCCCTACACTGGGAAAATCCAGGTAGACGGTATTCCCTTTGAGGCGCTGGCATCTTACTTCCACTTGACCTGGCCCCCAGCTCACTTCTGCCCCCAGTGCCTGAAACCCCTTTAAATGCAAGTCTATGGGGCGACTCCCAATAGCACATCCCCCCGGCAGGGTAAGCCGGGCATAACCCAATCGGGCCAGGAGCGGCCCCATCACCAGAATAGAGGCGCGCATTTGCCGTACATATTCATAGGGTGCTTCTCCCGTTTCCAGCCTGGGAGTCTTGACCACCAGGGTATGAGAATGTCCAACCCAGGCCACTTCCGTCCCCAGCCGGCTTAATACCATCAGCATGGTGCGGACATCAGCCAGCCGGGGAACATCCTCCAGCTGGCAGACCTGGTCAGTCAAGAGGCAAGCGGCCAGGATGGGCAGGACAGCATTTTTGGCGCCTCCTACCCGAACCCGGCCGGATAATGGGGTACCACCGGTTAGCACCAGTCGTTCCACCGGCGCCCCTCCTTCCTCTACTTCTGCATTATTTTTATTAATATTCGGTAGTAATCAAAGGGGTGCCTATTACCAGATAACTGCGCTGTTCCCCGGGCACTGTCCGAACTGCCACATTGAGGTTAACCACCCGGTTGCCCAGGCGCAGGTTATCCTTGAGTTCATTACTGTATCCGGTCCAGCTGACCACTGCCCCTTCTTCATACCCTTCGATTTTTTTACCATCCAGTTCCTTAAAGATAGAGGCAACGATTTCCCGCCCCTGCTGCTGGTCTACTAGCTGGGGCAACCAGCCGGCCACTACCTCGGACACTTTGGCACTACTTGCGATTCTCTTGAAAGCAGCATCCACTGTGAGCCGATCCTGACTTAGTTTATCCAGGTCCCCGAGTTCTTTAATAGTAATAACTGCATAAGTTTCTGCTTCTTGACCGGTTTCCTCCTGGCCTATCCTGGTTTTAACCCCGGCCATGGACTGGATCCAGATTTCCAGTTCCGTTTTTTCCCCCAGCTTACCAGCCAGGCGCAAACTGCGAAAACCGGTGTCCTCCTGTTTGTCCAGACGCAGGTTCCCTTCCCGATAGGGAAATACCCTTGCTGCCTGCCAGGCCAGTTCCTCCATTTCCGCAAAGGTCATAAATTTCCGGTTCACCCTGGCCCAGCCATTAATGGTGTAGTCCTCAAAGCGCGCCTTGCTCTCCCGAAAAGCCAGAATCAGTTTGTTCTCCCCGCTCAACCCCTGTCCCAGGGTAGGCAGGACAGGGTGTTTTACCAGCCAGACCGCTGCCAATAATAGACCCAGCAGCACCAGAAATCTGCGCATTTGCCTTCCTCCTTCTCCTCAGGAATCCTATTCGTTACTGATAGTGTTCCCGCTAAAAGGAGGATTTAAACATCAATTTAATCCCGTACCACAACTAAACCCGTATCAGGGTGAAAGCCAGGGTCTTCCACCACTACCGGTTCCACCCCTGCCTGCTCTGCCAGCTCCCAGTACTTATATCCTTCCTCCAGCAGCCGGGCCCGCAATAGCATTCTTTTAGCTTCGGGCTGTTGTAGAGCCGCTTTAACGCGGGGGTCAATGCCTTTCGCTTTTACTTCATCATCGGTCAGACGAACCAGTACCTGGTCAGGAAACTCCCCCAGATTGAGGGCCAGCTGGACCAGTTCCTGTTGCGCCTGTTTGTCCTCTGTTATCATGAACTTTCACCTCGCCCTTAGTATGAGAAGGGGAGGCAGAAATTAATCCCTGCAGCTTGCGCAGAGCCCGTAAAATTTCTTCCACTTCGGCAGGTGTCAGCTGACTGAGCAAGGCAGACCAGTAGTCGGTTTTGATGGCCTGGATAGTCTCCCCCAGAGCCATGGTTTTTTCCGCCAGGCTGATCCTGACGGTGCGCCGGTCCTGCTCTCCTCTGCGCTTGACAACCAGTTCCTGTTTTTCCAGGCGATCTACCAGATCGGAAACAGTGCTTTTAGCCAATCCCAGCTGCTGGCATAATTCCGAAAGGGTCTGTTCCGGCTGCTGGTAGAGGACCCGCAACAATAGTAACTGAGGAACAGTCAAACCCAGGTCTTTAATATGGTTGGAGACAAATTTGCGAAAATGCCCGATAATGCTTTTCAGGAGCAAGTTAATTTCCTCTGCCTGTACAGTTCGCTTTTCTTTACTCACTGATTATCACCTGTTCCTTGCCGGCAGGGGTTTGCCCCTTTTTCAGCCAGAAGGCAAAAAACAGGGCAACACAGCTGATAACAGCCGTCAGTGCCAGTGTATCATTGATAGCTGTAATCAAGGCTTCCTTCTGTACCGAGCCGTAGAGCCAGTATAGATACAGTTCCTGGCCATTAAATTCCGTCACCCGGGCAGCCAGTTCACTGTAATGCAGAGCCTGTCTTCTCTGCATAAATGTGGTGAGAATAGTGATTCCCAGTGAGCCTGCCACCTGGCGCACCACGTTGGAGAGAGCGGAAGCCCGGGCCACCAGCGGCAAAGGTACCGCGTTCATGCCCGCCGTAGAAGCCGGCATCATGGCCAGACCCAGTCCCAGGCCCCGCAGGACCAGCAACCAGGTAATGGTGGTTTGCGGTGTCTCCATCGATAAGTGGGCCAGTTCATAGGTTGCCAGAGCCAGGATGGCCAGGCCTGGTATCACTACTGGTTTTGGTCCAAGGCGGTCCAGGAGTTTACCGCCAATGGGCATCATCAGCCCGGTAGCCACTGCCGACGGAAACATGATAATCCCGGTCTGCATTGCCGTATATCCCCGCAAATTTTGCAAAAATAGTGGCAGTAGAAAAATCCCGCCAAACAAAGCGATATTAGTGATGCTGGCTATCACAATACTCAAGGTAAAAGGCCCTATTTTTAATACCCGCAAGTCCAGCAAAGGGTCACTGTGGGTTAATTCATTAACCGTAAAGAGCAGGAGGAAAAATCCGCCGAAAATCAGTAAAAAGATGTTTTTAATATCATTCCAGTCAATAGAAGCCCCCTCACCCAGAACATAGAGAATAGACACCAAACCCACAGAAGCAAAGAGTACGCCCAGGTAATCAAACTTGCCCACCGGGCGGCGCGGTATCTCCGGTAAGAGGATAAACGAAAAAATCACGGCCACAATCCCGACGGGGATATTGATGGTGAAAATCAGGCGCCAGTCCAGATGCTCGACAATATAGCCGCTCAACGTTGGGCCAATAGCCGGTGCCGCCATGGCGGCAATTCCCCAGATCCCCAGCGCCAACCCCCGCTCCTGCTGGGGAATAACCTGATAGAGGATGCTCATACTGACAGGCATGATCATGCCTCCACCCAGTGCCTGAATAACCCGGGCCACTACCATCGAGGGGTTGCTCCAGGCCAGGCCACAAAAAGCTGAACCCAGAGTAAAGGCTATCAGGGCCCAAATATATACTTTTTTGCTGCCAAACCTGTCGCTTAAATATCCGGTCAGGGGAATAATGGCCCCCATGGTCAGCATATAAGCCGTAAGTACCCACTGAATTTGCTCTGTCCCTACGCAAAACACGGCCATCATCTTGGGAATGGCTATATTGACAATGCTGGTATCCAGGATAGCCATAAATGTTCCCAGCACCAGCACCGCCAGAACCAGCCACTTTCTGCTGTTATCAATCCTTCTACCTGTCACCATTCATCACCTGACCCTGATTTTAACCACAGCACTGGTGCCAGGTATCAATTGTAAATTCTCCAGGTCAGTGAGCTGAATTTTTACCGGCACTTTCTGGGTAACTTTGGTAAAATTGCTGCTGGTCGTCTGGGGTAAAACCGAAAAGGTAGCAGTAGTAGCCTGTCCGATTTCCTGCACCCGTCCGTTGAAAGTCCGCCCGGGGTAAAGGTCGAGAGTAACTTCCACCAGTTGTCCAGGTTTAATCCTGCTTATCTTCGTCTCCTCTATATTAGCCGACACATAGAGTTTATGGGGGTCAACCAGCCAGAAGACAGCCTGTCCTGGTGTTGCCACTTCTCCCTCTGTTCCCTGCTTCCTGATAATAATGCCATCCACCGGTGCGCGCAGCAATGTCTGTTCCGCACTGCTGTCCGGGAGGTTATTCAGTTCCTGCCGGGCCAGCACTTCTCCTTTTACCACTTTCTGGCCCTCGGCAGCCCTAACTTCCGCCAGTTTGGCCACAAGCAGCGGGTATACCTTAACTATGTCTCCGGCTACGCGGGCATCTTCCGTACTGACAAAGTAGGTATTTTCATACCAGTAATAACCGCTGACCCCGGCCAGGACTACAACCATCATCAGAAAAATACTCACCAGCAGTGTTTTTCTATTGGCAGCCATATTCCCACCCCTTAAAATTAGTTCTGACCCGAACTATTTTCCGAAAACAAACCGGCACATACTGTGCCGGTTGTCGATACCTATTCTATTTTACCTGCAACTTTGAGGCGGTTGAGGGCTCGCTTCAAGGCAACCTCAGCCCGCACCATGTCAATGTCAGCTGAGCGTTCAGCCAGACGGCGTTCGGCCCGCTCTTTAGCTGCCAGCGCCCGCTGCACATCGATTTCTTTCGGACGTTCTGCTGCTTCAGCCAGCACCACCGCCCGGTTATCTTTTACCTCCAGGAAGCCGCCACTGATGGCCAGTTTCTGCTCCTGACCACCAGCAGTGTACTTGAGGACACCGATCTGCAAGCTGGTGATCAGGGGAGCGTGGTTGGCCAGAATGCCCAGGTAACCCTCGGCCGCCGGCGCTACCACCATCTCCACTTCCTCGGAAACCACCTTGCGGTCAGGAGTAACCACTTCCAGTTTAATGGTATTCTCGGCCATTTTCCGTCACATCCTTACAGGGTTTTGGCCTTTTCCACGGCTTCTTCAATGGTCCCGACCATATAGAAGGCTGCTTCCGGCAGGTCATCGTGTTTACCTTCAATGATTTCCTTGAAGCCACGGATGGTTTCTTTCAAAGGCACATATTTACCAGGAGTACCGGTGAAGGCTTCAGCCACGAAGAAGGGCTGGGACAGGAAACGTTGAATCTTCCGGGCCCGGGCTACGGTCAGCTTGTCTTCTTCGGACAGTTCGTCCATACCCAGAATAGCGATGATGTCCTGCAGTTCCTTATAACGCTGCAGCACTTTCTGCACACCCCGGGCTACCTGATAATGCTCCTGACCTACGATATTGGGGTCCAGAATCCGGGACGTGGAATCCAGCGGGTCCACAGCCGGATAAATCCCCAGCTCGGCAATGGAACGGGACAAAACGGTGGTCGCGTCCAGGTGAGCGAAGGTTGTGGCCGGAGCAGGGTCAGTCAGGTCGTCCGCCGGCACGTAGATAGCCTGGACGGAGGTGATAGACCCTTTAGTGGTAGAGGTAATCCGTTCCTGCAGAGCACCCATTTCGGTGGCCAGAGTGGGCTGGTAACCCACGGCAGAAGGCATCCGGCCTAAGAGAGCGGACACCTCGGAACCGGCCTGGGTGAAACGGAAGATGTTATCGATAAACAGCAACACGTCCTTGCCTTCTTCGTCCCGGAAATATTCAGCCATGGTCAAACCGGTCAGACCTACCCGCAGACGGGCGCCCGGAGGTTCGTTCATCTGACCGAACACCATCACCGTCTTGTCGATAACGCCGGATTCCATCATTTCATGGTAGAGGTCGTTCCCTTCCCGGGTCCGCTCACCTACACCGGCGAAAACAGAGATACCACCGTGTTGCTTGGCGATGTTGTTAATCAATTCCATGATCAAAACGGTCTTACCAACACCGGCACCGCCGAAGAGACCGATCTTACCACCCTTCAGGTAGGGGGCCAGCAGGTCAACGACCTTGATCCCGGTCTCCAGCACTTCCGCCTTGGTGGACTGCTGGGTAAAGGTCGGAGCCGGACGGTGAATGGGATAGTATTTATCGGATTTAACGGGCTCCTTGCCGTCAACCACCTTACCCAGAACATTGAAGAGCCGGCCCTGGGTAACAGGACCTAC is from Carboxydocella sporoproducens DSM 16521 and encodes:
- the murA gene encoding UDP-N-acetylglucosamine 1-carboxyvinyltransferase — translated: MERLVLTGGTPLSGRVRVGGAKNAVLPILAACLLTDQVCQLEDVPRLADVRTMLMVLSRLGTEVAWVGHSHTLVVKTPRLETGEAPYEYVRQMRASILVMGPLLARLGYARLTLPGGCAIGSRPIDLHLKGFQALGAEVSWGPGQVEVRCQRLKGNTVYLDFPSVGATENIMLAATLAEGTTIIENAAEEPEIVDLALFLNAMGARISGAGTAVIKIEGVSKLQGARHTVIPDRIEAGTFLVAGAITGGEITVENVIVEHIKPVIAKLQEAGAEITETAQGLQLKAPTRIKATDIKTLPYPGFPTDMQAQMMAMLTLAEGTSVITETVFENRFMHVDELRRMGADIKIEGRTAVVRGVEQLLGTQVKATDLRAGAALVLAGLAARGETEVIHLHHIDRGYERFAEKLQRLGAKINRLRI
- a CDS encoding YwmB family TATA-box binding protein, which translates into the protein MRRFLVLLGLLLAAVWLVKHPVLPTLGQGLSGENKLILAFRESKARFEDYTINGWARVNRKFMTFAEMEELAWQAARVFPYREGNLRLDKQEDTGFRSLRLAGKLGEKTELEIWIQSMAGVKTRIGQEETGQEAETYAVITIKELGDLDKLSQDRLTVDAAFKRIASSAKVSEVVAGWLPQLVDQQQGREIVASIFKELDGKKIEGYEEGAVVSWTGYSNELKDNLRLGNRVVNLNVAVRTVPGEQRSYLVIGTPLITTEY
- a CDS encoding DUF1694 domain-containing protein, yielding MITEDKQAQQELVQLALNLGEFPDQVLVRLTDDEVKAKGIDPRVKAALQQPEAKRMLLRARLLEEGYKYWELAEQAGVEPVVVEDPGFHPDTGLVVVRD
- a CDS encoding MarR family winged helix-turn-helix transcriptional regulator, which produces MSKEKRTVQAEEINLLLKSIIGHFRKFVSNHIKDLGLTVPQLLLLRVLYQQPEQTLSELCQQLGLAKSTVSDLVDRLEKQELVVKRRGEQDRRTVRISLAEKTMALGETIQAIKTDYWSALLSQLTPAEVEEILRALRKLQGLISASPSHTKGEVKVHDNRGQTGATGTGPAGPQSGGVS
- a CDS encoding DHA2 family efflux MFS transporter permease subunit: MVTGRRIDNSRKWLVLAVLVLGTFMAILDTSIVNIAIPKMMAVFCVGTEQIQWVLTAYMLTMGAIIPLTGYLSDRFGSKKVYIWALIAFTLGSAFCGLAWSNPSMVVARVIQALGGGMIMPVSMSILYQVIPQQERGLALGIWGIAAMAAPAIGPTLSGYIVEHLDWRLIFTINIPVGIVAVIFSFILLPEIPRRPVGKFDYLGVLFASVGLVSILYVLGEGASIDWNDIKNIFLLIFGGFFLLLFTVNELTHSDPLLDLRVLKIGPFTLSIVIASITNIALFGGIFLLPLFLQNLRGYTAMQTGIIMFPSAVATGLMMPIGGKLLDRLGPKPVVIPGLAILALATYELAHLSMETPQTTITWLLVLRGLGLGLAMMPASTAGMNAVPLPLVARASALSNVVRQVAGSLGITILTTFMQRRQALHYSELAARVTEFNGQELYLYWLYGSVQKEALITAINDTLALTAVISCVALFFAFWLKKGQTPAGKEQVIISE
- a CDS encoding HlyD family secretion protein, whose amino-acid sequence is MAANRKTLLVSIFLMMVVVLAGVSGYYWYENTYFVSTEDARVAGDIVKVYPLLVAKLAEVRAAEGQKVVKGEVLARQELNNLPDSSAEQTLLRAPVDGIIIRKQGTEGEVATPGQAVFWLVDPHKLYVSANIEETKISRIKPGQLVEVTLDLYPGRTFNGRVQEIGQATTATFSVLPQTTSSNFTKVTQKVPVKIQLTDLENLQLIPGTSAVVKIRVR
- a CDS encoding F0F1 ATP synthase subunit epsilon, with amino-acid sequence MAENTIKLEVVTPDRKVVSEEVEMVVAPAAEGYLGILANHAPLITSLQIGVLKYTAGGQEQKLAISGGFLEVKDNRAVVLAEAAERPKEIDVQRALAAKERAERRLAERSADIDMVRAEVALKRALNRLKVAGKIE
- the atpD gene encoding F0F1 ATP synthase subunit beta codes for the protein MNVGKVKQVIGPVVDVEFEPGKLPAIYNAVIIRSADQDKPTAYDIDLTLEVAQHLGNNVARCVAMSSTDGLVRGMKAIDTGAPISVPVGPVTQGRLFNVLGKVVDGKEPVKSDKYYPIHRPAPTFTQQSTKAEVLETGIKVVDLLAPYLKGGKIGLFGGAGVGKTVLIMELINNIAKQHGGISVFAGVGERTREGNDLYHEMMESGVIDKTVMVFGQMNEPPGARLRVGLTGLTMAEYFRDEEGKDVLLFIDNIFRFTQAGSEVSALLGRMPSAVGYQPTLATEMGALQERITSTTKGSITSVQAIYVPADDLTDPAPATTFAHLDATTVLSRSIAELGIYPAVDPLDSTSRILDPNIVGQEHYQVARGVQKVLQRYKELQDIIAILGMDELSEEDKLTVARARKIQRFLSQPFFVAEAFTGTPGKYVPLKETIRGFKEIIEGKHDDLPEAAFYMVGTIEEAVEKAKTL